The following are encoded together in the Malaya genurostris strain Urasoe2022 chromosome 3, Malgen_1.1, whole genome shotgun sequence genome:
- the LOC131439469 gene encoding uncharacterized protein LOC131439469: protein MPCFCKFLPKSKHYCTLDNASVNLTTEPVATTQQVSASEVVQLKAEVWCLRNSLSDSYSINSNMQDTITQTVAEKYALLEELCMAKNETALLETQHRTERDLYRQEKDRFLQEIASHRMKINELSQLVEKISEQNIQLKKSLLEANDTIYKIGRKYMKLKCID, encoded by the exons ATGCCATGTTTTTGCAAGTTTCTTCCCAAAAGCAAGCATTACTGCACATTGGACAATGCAAGTGTCAACTTAACGACCGAACCGGTAGCAACAACTCAGCAGGTGTCAGCCTCGGAGGTGGTGCAACTGAAGGCAGAGGTGTGGTGTCTGAGAAATTCTCTGTCGGACTCATATTCCATCAACAGCAACATGCAG GATACAATCACCCAAACGGTCGCGGAAAAGTACGCACTCTTGGAAGAATTGTGCATGGCAAAAAATGAAACGGCCCTGTTGGAAACGCAACATCGAACGGAGCGGGATCTCTACCGACAGGAGAAGGATAGGTTTCTGCAGGAAATTGCATCCCATCGGATGAAAATAAACGAGCTCTCGCAGCTAGTG GAGAAAATCTCCGAGCAAAACATTCAGTTAAAGAAGTCACTGCTCGAGGCGAATGACACAATTTACAAAATCGGACGAAAATATATGAAGCTCAAATGCATAGATTGA